From Calothrix sp. PCC 6303, a single genomic window includes:
- the acsF gene encoding magnesium-protoporphyrin IX monomethyl ester (oxidative) cyclase codes for MVTFGKAVNTPSVKAGVKLPSQETLLTPRFYTTDFDKLANMALDISDEIITMVAELKADYNRHHFVRDEEFQQSWEHIDGQTRSAFVDFLERSCTSEFSGFLLFKELSRKLKDKNPALAEAFTYLARDEARHAGFINKAMADFNLSLDLGYLTKNRTYTFFPPEWIIYTVYLSEKIGYWRYIIMFRHLEEHSERKFYPLFKYFENWCQDENRHGDFFKALLRSQPQLWDNWKARLWSRFFLLTVFATHTLTVLERANFYKSLGIDAQDYNTKVIENTNETAARAFPVILDTNHPAFFPGLEKCSDLNFRLRLMDIRNSGKLGIFNFFRKLPLMVAVTWHMVRLFLIKPIDAEELRIMVR; via the coding sequence ATGGTTACTTTTGGTAAAGCTGTAAATACTCCTTCTGTCAAAGCAGGAGTGAAGTTACCATCACAAGAAACGCTGTTAACACCGCGATTTTATACTACTGATTTTGATAAGCTAGCTAATATGGCTTTAGATATCAGTGATGAAATCATTACTATGGTTGCTGAACTTAAAGCTGATTATAATCGCCATCATTTTGTGCGCGATGAGGAATTTCAGCAAAGTTGGGAACATATCGATGGACAAACCCGCAGTGCATTTGTGGACTTTTTAGAACGTTCTTGTACTTCAGAATTTTCGGGTTTTTTGCTATTTAAAGAACTGTCTCGGAAACTCAAAGATAAAAACCCTGCCTTAGCTGAAGCTTTTACATATTTAGCACGAGATGAAGCGCGTCATGCAGGTTTCATCAACAAAGCAATGGCAGATTTCAATTTATCTTTGGATTTAGGTTATTTAACTAAAAACCGTACATACACGTTTTTTCCACCAGAATGGATTATTTATACGGTTTATTTATCAGAGAAGATTGGTTACTGGCGATATATTATTATGTTTCGCCATTTGGAAGAGCATTCCGAACGTAAATTTTATCCCCTATTCAAGTACTTTGAAAACTGGTGTCAAGACGAAAATCGTCACGGAGACTTCTTTAAAGCGTTGTTGCGATCGCAACCACAACTCTGGGACAATTGGAAGGCGAGATTATGGTCGCGGTTTTTCTTACTGACGGTATTTGCTACTCACACTCTCACCGTACTCGAACGTGCCAACTTTTACAAATCACTGGGTATCGATGCCCAAGACTACAATACCAAAGTGATTGAAAACACCAACGAAACTGCCGCGAGGGCTTTCCCGGTGATTCTAGACACTAATCATCCAGCATTTTTTCCCGGCTTAGAAAAGTGTTCAGACCTCAATTTTCGACTGAGATTGATGGATATCCGAAACAGCGGCAAACTGGGGATTTTTAACTTTTTCCGGAAATTACCTCTAATGGTTGCTGTGACTTGGCATATGGTGCGGTTGTTTCTAATTAAGCCGATTGATGCTGAAGAACTCCGGATTATGGTACGTTAA
- a CDS encoding TonB-dependent receptor domain-containing protein, whose amino-acid sequence MKFDVLLHVALRVCLVSTVYSIASARVSAQTSPSVSKEIVKDNTDSNINNSIGSSAEVRSLGNHFVNAQSTLRVNDIAIPNTTAQDLLVQSETTPESNGTNTKITAVRLKSTSNGLEVILETPSGELKVTDTLNDGNIYIADIDNAVLSLPDGNKFSAKKPAEGIAAITVTQLESNNKVRVTVTGISGLPNVQLTNTANGLTLSLSAPEADIELTVTAQKRPEDIQDVPFSLTTIPRQELEDAQIDSLIDIANQTPNFNFFPTSAGGTEFSYYSIRGVNNQNFLTAQDSVAFYIDDVPVDYNGFLDLALTDLERVEILRGPQSTLYGRNSSGGVVNIISREAIPKPEVKFAVGYGKYNSRELQFSLNDALVDDKLALRISGSHKSQDGFIENIATGNTIGERSRTSARAQLLWTPTPDWKVSFNSYHSFTDDGNPTYNRRDAPDPFKVNLTTEGYNNLSTNTQSVKVSYNGDAFRATSITAHRFTVQDNIVPGDTGVQYIDDISSTLWTQELRLQSPENSDRLQWLLGAYYESRDFVVDDARTEFFGFGTFRRTGDDNRQTYAVFGQMDYKPIDPLTIFAGLRYESSTAYSSSTYESVNTDGSFTALRPAFKDEKASSDEFIPRFGLKYQFNLNLMAYTTIAKGYRPSGLNYRANGASTLRFGEEKTWSYEVGLKSAWLDNRLLANLSFFHNDINNYQVLQFDESGFFGRVNNVDIKATGVEFELNAKPTKGLDLIASIGYVDSKYKNYLNSDTGVNLSDNRVPLSPQFTYNLAAQYRSPGGIFARAELRGYGLTYFDDENQIKQEPYAVVNARIGYQWQKVSVYLYANNLFDTRYITSGFLFPPPIQTVGFGDPFTFGVQLKANL is encoded by the coding sequence TTGAAATTTGATGTTTTATTGCATGTTGCTCTTCGTGTTTGTCTTGTTAGTACTGTATACTCGATCGCATCAGCAAGGGTATCTGCACAAACAAGTCCCAGTGTGTCTAAAGAAATAGTTAAGGATAATACAGATTCTAATATTAATAATTCCATCGGCAGTAGTGCAGAAGTCAGATCCCTAGGGAACCACTTTGTGAATGCACAAAGTACACTTAGGGTTAACGATATAGCAATTCCGAATACCACAGCCCAGGATTTGTTAGTGCAGTCGGAAACAACTCCTGAAAGTAACGGAACAAATACCAAAATCACAGCAGTCAGACTGAAGTCAACATCCAATGGATTGGAAGTTATTTTAGAAACTCCGAGTGGTGAACTCAAAGTTACAGATACCCTCAATGACGGGAATATATATATTGCAGACATCGATAACGCAGTTTTATCCCTACCTGATGGGAATAAATTCAGTGCGAAAAAACCAGCAGAAGGAATTGCAGCAATCACTGTTACCCAACTCGAATCGAATAACAAAGTCCGAGTTACGGTGACAGGAATCTCCGGTTTACCAAATGTACAACTAACCAATACAGCTAATGGTTTAACTTTAAGTTTATCTGCACCAGAAGCAGACATTGAACTTACCGTTACTGCACAGAAACGACCAGAAGATATACAGGATGTACCCTTCAGCTTAACTACGATTCCCCGTCAAGAACTCGAAGATGCTCAAATAGACTCTTTGATTGATATTGCCAATCAGACACCTAACTTTAATTTTTTTCCCACATCTGCGGGTGGTACGGAGTTTAGTTACTACAGCATCCGAGGTGTGAATAACCAGAATTTCTTAACTGCTCAGGATAGTGTAGCCTTTTATATCGATGATGTTCCGGTCGATTATAATGGTTTTCTCGATTTAGCTTTGACTGATTTAGAAAGAGTTGAAATATTACGGGGTCCCCAAAGTACGCTTTACGGACGTAATAGTTCCGGTGGGGTAGTTAATATTATTTCTCGTGAAGCAATTCCCAAACCAGAAGTTAAATTTGCCGTTGGTTACGGTAAATATAATAGTCGTGAATTGCAATTCTCTCTCAATGATGCTTTGGTAGACGATAAACTCGCATTACGAATTTCTGGATCTCATAAATCTCAAGATGGGTTTATTGAAAACATTGCTACAGGTAATACAATTGGAGAGCGATCGCGCACTTCAGCAAGAGCACAACTTTTGTGGACACCAACACCCGACTGGAAAGTATCTTTTAATAGTTACCATAGTTTTACAGACGATGGGAATCCCACCTATAATCGACGGGATGCACCTGACCCATTTAAAGTAAATTTGACAACAGAAGGATACAACAATTTAAGTACTAATACACAATCCGTAAAAGTAAGCTATAACGGTGATGCTTTCCGAGCTACATCTATTACCGCACATCGTTTTACTGTCCAAGACAACATTGTTCCTGGAGATACAGGTGTGCAGTACATTGATGATATCAGTTCGACACTGTGGACGCAGGAATTACGCTTGCAATCTCCGGAAAATAGCGATCGCTTGCAATGGTTATTAGGTGCTTACTACGAGTCTCGTGATTTTGTCGTTGATGATGCTCGAACCGAATTTTTTGGATTTGGGACATTTAGACGTACTGGAGATGATAATCGTCAAACCTATGCAGTGTTTGGACAAATGGATTACAAACCGATTGATCCATTAACGATATTTGCTGGTTTGCGCTACGAATCTAGTACAGCATATTCGAGTAGCACCTATGAGTCTGTGAATACTGATGGTAGCTTCACTGCACTGCGTCCAGCATTTAAAGACGAAAAAGCTAGTAGTGACGAATTTATTCCTCGTTTTGGGTTGAAATATCAATTTAATCTCAATTTAATGGCTTATACAACTATTGCGAAAGGTTATAGACCAAGTGGATTGAACTATCGGGCAAATGGTGCATCCACGCTAAGATTTGGAGAAGAAAAAACCTGGAGTTATGAAGTAGGTTTAAAATCAGCTTGGTTGGATAATCGGTTGCTGGCAAATCTCTCATTTTTCCACAACGATATAAATAATTATCAAGTTTTGCAATTTGATGAAAGTGGATTTTTTGGGCGAGTTAATAATGTTGACATCAAAGCAACTGGAGTTGAATTTGAACTGAATGCAAAACCCACTAAAGGACTCGATTTAATTGCATCAATTGGCTATGTAGATAGTAAATATAAGAATTATTTGAATAGTGACACTGGTGTAAATTTGAGCGATAATCGAGTTCCCTTATCACCACAGTTTACCTATAATTTAGCGGCTCAATATCGCAGTCCTGGAGGAATATTTGCCCGTGCAGAATTACGTGGTTATGGTCTAACTTATTTTGATGATGAAAATCAAATTAAGCAAGAACCCTATGCGGTTGTGAATGCAAGAATTGGTTATCAATGGCAAAAAGTCAGCGTTTATTTATATGCCAATAATTTGTTTGATACCCGTTATATTACCTCTGGATTTTTGTTCCCTCCACCAATTCAAACCGTTGGATTTGGCGACCCGTTCACTTTTGGAGTTCAACTTAAGGCAAATTTGTAA